A portion of the Andreesenia angusta genome contains these proteins:
- a CDS encoding iron-containing alcohol dehydrogenase, with amino-acid sequence MENFTYYSPTRFLFGRGKEQDTGRCIGDFGGKKVLLHYGGGSVVESGLLERVRESIKAEGIECVELGGVKPNPRSGLVYEGIELCRREKIDFILALGGGSVIDSAKAIAAGAMYEGDFWDFYSGKSVVEKAIPLGTVLTIAAAGSESSSASVISLETGEGMVKRSTMSDALRPKFSIMNPELTFTLPPYQTASGIVDMMAHVMERYFTNTRGVGVTDRLCEGTMISIIEEAPKVMENPRDYEARANIMWAGTMAHNNICGVGRQQDWASHGLEHELSALYDCAHGAGLSVIFPAWMEHVMSHDVMRFAQFANRIFGCEMDFENPEVTAKRGIESLKSFWKSIGMPISFEEIGAKSEDIPLLLDMLDLENRNLGVFVELTREDCEAIYRIASR; translated from the coding sequence ATGGAGAACTTCACATATTACAGCCCCACAAGATTTCTATTTGGAAGAGGAAAAGAGCAAGACACGGGAAGATGCATAGGCGATTTTGGAGGCAAGAAAGTGCTATTGCACTACGGAGGAGGTTCGGTAGTTGAATCCGGACTTCTGGAGAGAGTGAGAGAGTCGATAAAAGCTGAAGGCATAGAGTGCGTGGAGCTAGGAGGAGTCAAGCCCAATCCAAGGAGCGGTCTGGTGTATGAGGGTATTGAACTTTGCAGAAGGGAAAAGATAGACTTTATACTTGCGCTAGGAGGCGGAAGCGTCATAGACTCTGCCAAGGCTATAGCAGCGGGCGCCATGTATGAAGGGGATTTCTGGGACTTCTACTCGGGTAAGTCCGTGGTGGAGAAGGCTATTCCGCTAGGGACAGTTCTGACTATAGCAGCGGCAGGCAGTGAGTCCTCGTCGGCCAGTGTAATAAGCTTGGAGACAGGAGAAGGAATGGTAAAGCGGTCTACTATGTCTGACGCTTTGAGGCCCAAGTTCTCGATTATGAATCCGGAGCTTACTTTTACGCTTCCGCCATACCAGACTGCCTCAGGAATTGTGGACATGATGGCGCATGTCATGGAGAGGTACTTTACAAACACAAGAGGAGTCGGAGTTACAGACAGACTCTGCGAAGGCACCATGATATCTATAATAGAGGAAGCGCCTAAGGTCATGGAAAACCCGAGAGACTACGAAGCAAGGGCCAATATAATGTGGGCAGGGACGATGGCCCACAACAACATCTGCGGAGTTGGAAGACAGCAGGACTGGGCAAGCCATGGGCTAGAGCACGAGCTGTCAGCCCTTTACGACTGCGCTCATGGCGCAGGGCTTTCGGTCATATTTCCCGCTTGGATGGAGCACGTTATGTCTCACGATGTAATGAGATTCGCCCAGTTTGCAAATAGGATATTCGGATGTGAGATGGACTTTGAAAACCCCGAGGTCACAGCCAAGAGGGGAATAGAGTCGCTTAAGAGCTTCTGGAAGTCCATAGGGATGCCTATCAGCTTTGAGGAGATAGGAGCAAAGTCGGAAGATATACCGCTGCTGCTGGATATGCTTGACCTTGAGAACAGAAACCTAGGAGTCTTTGTAGAGCTTACGAGAGAAGACTGCGAAGCTATATACAGGATTGCATCTAGATAG